A stretch of Babesia bigemina genome assembly Bbig001, chromosome : III DNA encodes these proteins:
- a CDS encoding Zinc finger A20 and AN1 domain-containing stress-associated protein 9, with amino-acid sequence MNSEHNEQAMERPVTSPQAEPTLCKNNCGFYGNAANDNLCSKCFKDQEKVQSTPDDYFEKDISFMDASTAVEPATESVPSEVDAKPAEDSSPVASEAPVVPDRCHKCDRLVGVLGFKCRCENYFCAHHRQANLHDCTFDYKGMFRSLLETKNKKVVRDKLERI; translated from the exons ATGAACTCGGAACACAACGAGCAGGCC ATGGAACGTCCTGTAACATCGCCTCAGGCTGAGCCCACCTTGTGCAAGAACAACTGCGGTTTCTACGGCAACGCGGCCAATGACAACTTGTGCTCCAAGTGTTTCAAGGACCAGGAGAAAGTCCAGAGCACTCCCGATGACTATTTCGAGAAGGACATCAGCTTCATGGATGCCTCCACTGCAGTGGAGCCCGCCACTGAGAGCGTGCCTAGTGAGGTGGATGCGAAACCCGCTGAGGATTCTAGCCCGGTCGCCTCTGAGGCCCCTGTCGTGCCCGACAGGTGCCACAAGTGCGACCGTTTGGTCGGCGTGCTAGGTTTCAAGTGCCGCTGCGAGAACTACTTCTGCGCGCACCATCGTCAGGCTAACCTGCATGACTGCACGTTCGACTACAAGGGCATGTTCCGTTCTTTGCTGGAGACGAAGAACAAGAAGGTCGTCCGTGACAAGCTGGAGCGCATCTAA
- a CDS encoding dimethyladenosine transferase, putative has product MPLKQPKKRKDDAKTDTEGTGESQSDVPRLPAGEFRPKQSLGQNFISDKNIMNRLCSAFDRDEGGHADGRQVIEVGAGIGSLTHILYKKYRKMTAIEIDARAISQLSRNIPDLDVIHDDVLQVDYEAISKAKETKLWVIGNLPFYITSQILFCLVDYKRVIDTAVVTAQWEVAQRMVAKPCEFEYSILSVVLQLYCRPKILFRIPNHAFYPVPKVDSGVVRLDFKGTTNPPCAPLVLKRILRDAFNQRRKMLKTSLREFLDQLEIPRLPPDLEDMRPQQMAPQGFVALARWAQRKGTFKGDGARYGVHDNKRMHAPLGAADLDPNPLRVWRQERHGES; this is encoded by the exons ATGCCGTTGAAGCAGCCTAAGAAGAGGAAGGATGATGCCAAGACTGATACTGAGGGGACGGGTGAAAGTCAATCTGACGTGCCTCGCCTGCCTGCTGGAGAGTTCAG GCCTAAGCAGAGCCTCGGTCAGAACTTCATAAGCGACAAGAATATCATGAACCGGCTCTGCAGTGCGTTCGACAGGGATGAGGGCGGACATGCAG ACGGACGCCAGGTGATCGAAGTCGGCGCGGGAATAGGGTCGCTGACGCACATTCTCTACAAGAAGtacaggaagatgacggCCATTGAAATCGATGCCAGGGCCATCAGCCAGCTCAGCCGGAACATTCCTGACCTGGACGTCATACACGACGACGTGCTGCAGGTGGACTACGAGGCAATCAGCAAGGCCAAGGAGACCAAACTCTGGGTCATCGGAAACCTGCCCTTCTACATCACAAGCCAGATCCTCTTCTGCCTGGTGGACTACAAGCGGGTCATcgacactgccgtcgtcacCGCACAGTGGGAGGTGGCGCAGCGCATGGTCGCCAAACCGTGCGAGTTCGAATACTCGATTCTGAGTGTTGTTTTGCAACTGTACTGCAGGCCTAAGATCCTGTTCAGAATACCGAATCACGCCTTCTACCCGGTGCCCAAGGTGGACTCGGGGGTGGTCCGGCTCGACTTCAAGGGCACCACCAACCCGCCGTGCGCACCGCTCGTGCTCAAACGCATACTCAGGGACGCGTTCAACCAGCGCCgcaagatgctgaagacCAGCCTCAGGGAATTCCTCGATCAGCTGGAGATTCCGAGGCTGCCCCCTGACCTCGAGGACATGCGGCCGCAGCAGATGGCGCCGCAGGGGTTCGTCGCCCTGGCTCGATGGGCGCAGCGGAAGGGCACGTTCAAAGGGGATGGTGCGCGCTATGGGGTCCATGATAACAAGCGGATGCACGCGCCGCTGGGTGCAGCGGATCTGGACCCTAACCCGCTCCGGGTCTGGAGACAGGAGCGCCACGGCGAATCGTGA
- a CDS encoding membrane protein, putative → MGANNSSNRSRPQTHPFGVDLTRCLDSACMTLIMLLVSCAFLFMFGETLRMVERTTYAREEYVRRFLNRLFPFRLNFDFNLTHALLFCICMLLISFRYVQGTLCPDPVLL, encoded by the exons ATGGGTGCCAACAACAGCAGCAACCGCAGCCGCCCACAGACACACCCCTTCGGAGTGGACCTCACTCGCTGCCTCGACT CGGCCTGCATGACCCTCATCATGCTCCTGGTGTCCTGCGCGTTCCTATTCATGTTCGGCGAGACCCtgaggatggtggagcGCACGACCTACGCGCGTGAGGAGTACGTCAGGAGGTTCCTGAACCGCCTGTTCCCGTTCCGC CTTAACTTCGACTTCAACCTCACCCACGCCCTGCTGTTCTGCATCTGCATGCTGCTCATCAGCTTCAGGTACGTTCAGGGCACACTTTGTCCAGATCCGGTGTTGTTGTGA
- a CDS encoding WD domain, G-beta repeat containing protein, putative, whose amino-acid sequence MLGGTDSATGSSAQTQSRQIMDNQNLYSVAVKRPRESPSDLPERVDEAPPTDNSKAKATQRTPEEFFHAYVTELERMISWAISSLNRSRAELLDVCFVAYLEIYVKLFRTSAEHGRRFLKQFAFVFEAKFGHFVKQLLEFLFPDQLANSPLIRQRVFLQKKYYVILSKRAMRVMLGWLNNNEGSLVDDVIKEGVEFLDGETFNHSQGHLFRRHFIAKHGIDPTTAHKFKRPFHGLYIRDFDNELRVHQSKSTELLAKAEAPYVPLGLPGELVAEELQQEYGRQMMETITGEHAIIEDPDKLVPLPKQGTDYHQSLRGLLYCQRECRVPEGKSMLLSYTLQNVLRSTSCAISAFDGRFAALGLDDGGILLWDLVTSECANAVKDVAPVLGESIATRCVTKCAGNTTVARMMHSKSAPANGDQQKEGAGSGEGILHGHDGSVQSLKFGECGQVMLSGGVDGEVRLWVMGSRSTRCVYRGGDSPVMELDYSPYGFYFASCEADGAARLWATDRSFPLRLLRTAQADCLGLKFHPNSSLLATPCSDGNIRFWDLRTSGCEIVMEAAPCGFRYSHAHSNIIAIAKNGRLFAAANGTHVSVFDLYQRKRMQVLLGHSDPVIAMDFNHGTSELAVSDGGVVSLWNVNGTRDWPTETTEPDKQDLFTKRIERFAQFNDDGAIKLTNAFRTTDSQIREVAYTPENVLLTLGLSTLRDVDM is encoded by the exons ATGTTAGGGGGCACCGACTCAGCCACTGGCTCTTCTGCGCAGACACAATCACGGCAAATTATGGACAACCAGAATCTTTACTCCGTCGCCGTTAAACGGCCGCGGGAGTCTCCCAGCGATTTGCCGGAACGCGTCGACGAGGCGCCTCCAACGGACAACTCGAAGGCTAAG GCAACTCAACGGACTCCCGAAGAGTTCTTCCACGCCTACGTCACTGAGCTCGAACGCATGATATCATGGGCGATCAGCAGCCTCAACCGCTCGCGggcggagctgctggatgtGTGCTTCGTGGCGTACCTCGAGATATACGTGAAGCTCTTCCGCACGTCGGCGGAACACG GCCGGCGGTTCCTCAAGCAGTTCGCGTTCGTTTTCGAGGCAAAGTTCGGCCACTTCgtcaagcagctgctggagttTTTGTTCCCCGACCAGCTGGCCAATTCGCCACTGATCCGGCAGCGCGTGTTCCTGCAGAAGAAGTACTACGTGATCCTGTCTAAGCGGGCCATGCGGGTCATGCTGGGCTGGCTGAACAACAACGAGGGCTCCCTGGTGGACGACGTGATCAAGGAGGGCGTGGAGTTCCTCGACGGCGAGACGTTCAACCACAGCCAGGGTCACCTGTTCAGGAGGCACTTTATCGCAAAGCACGGCATCGACCCCACGACGGCGCACAAGTTCAAGCGTCCGTTCCACGGGCTGTACATCAGGGACTTCGACAACGAGCTCCGGGTGCACCAGTCCAAGAGCACGGAGCTGCTGGCCAAGGCCGAGGCGCCGTACGTGCCGCTGGGGCTGCCGGGCGAGCTGGTCGCGgaggagctgcagcaggagtACGGCAGGCAGATGATGGAGACCATCACCGGCGAGCACGCCATCATCGAGGACCCCGACAAGCTGGTGCCGCTCCCCAAGCAGGGCACCGACTACCACCAGTCGCTGCGGGGCCTCCTGTACTGCCAGAGGGAGTGCCGGGTGCCCGAGGGGAAGTCGATGCTGCTCAGCTACACGCTGCAGAACGTGCTCAGGAGCACCAGCTGCGCGATTTCCGCCTTCGACGGCAGGTTCGCCGCGCTGGGTCTGGACGACGGCGGGATCCTGCTCTGGGACCTCGTCACCTCGGAGTGCGCGAACGCGGTCAAGGACGTCGCGCCGGTGCTGGGCGAGAGCATCGCCACGCGCTGCGTCACGAAGTGCGCCGGCAACACCACCGTGGCCCGGATGATGCACAGCAAGAGCGCGCCCGCCAACGGCGACCAGCAGAAGGAGGGCGCCGGCTCCGGCGAGGGCATCTTGCACGGTCACGACGGCTCGGTGCAGAGCCTCAAGTTCGGCGAGTGCGGCCAGGTGATGCTTTCCGGGGGCGTGGACGGCGAGGTGCGGCTGTGGGTCATGGGCTCCAGGTCCACGCGGTGCGTGTACCGCGGCGGGGACAGCCCCGTCATGGAGTTGGACTACTCGCCGTACGGGTTTTACTTCGCGTCGTGTGAGGCGGACGGCGCCGCCAGGCTCTGGGCCACCGACCGCAGCTTCCCGCTCCGGCTGCTGCGGACTGCCCAGGCCGACTGCCTGGGGCTCAAGTTCCACCCCAACTCGTCGCTGCTGGCCACGCCGTGCTCCGACGGCAACATCCGGTTCTGGGACCTCCGCACGTCCGGCTGCGAGATCGTCATGGAGGCCGCCCCCTGCGGGTTCAGGTACAGCCACGCCCACAGCAACATAATCGCAATCGCCAAGAACGGGCGCCTCTTCGCGGCCGCCAACGGCACGCACGTGTCGGTGTTCGACCTCTACCAGCGGAAACGGATGCAGGTGCTGCTGGGCCACAGCGACCCCGTGATCGCCATGGACTTCAACCACGGCACCTCGGAGCTCGCGGTGTCGGACGGCGGCGTGGTCTCGCTCTGGAACGTCAATG GAACGCGTGATTGGCCCACGGAGACCACCGAGCCGGACAAGCAGGACCTGTTCACCAAGCGCATCGAGCGGTTCGCCCAGTTCAACGACGACGGCGCCATCAAGCTCACCAACGCGTTCAGGACCACCGACTCGCAGATCAGGGAGGTCGCGTACACGCCGGAGAACGTGCTACTCACGCTCGGCCTATCGACACTGCGGGACGTCGACATGTGA
- a CDS encoding RAB GDP dissociation inhibitor, putative, which yields MAELQVDAVITGTGLTAAVVAACLSHDGHKVLMIDRHVIYGQAMRTSTVKHLLEMPESRCLNRVDRLREQFEAMRAKIASEMAESARSEHVDGDQNAPGVSDDQHRQPISQKGSQADMRRLHVERLQETLNTMYANKESHPRVLFELAPFAQQGLNELEALDHLYSESNKYALDMWPKLMFARSAVVDLLLNSGAHNYIHFTDTKGPMLYGYEPAEEGGRITLHEIPNSRNAICRSQLLSPMEKRVLMQMLTNLAADHYLPQFSSMSLKASASKEESKSTLDTLTVDQPDSNWLQFLRDQGCTQNMIDMFSHGICLGGEDVVAWTKQDGIRRLLKYIQSIGVYGQSEAPFLYPMYGTGDVVQAFARVSAVLGATIMLGTGVASLEADAHNKLSAVTLTNGFKVRTKVLLIGDEVTAGDAAHFAPTAPGDSARSSRQARRLHVVTLILQQPLLAGLNMAVVLPRPAEADGGPQCRDPMYLLQTGFDADAAPANKYIIYLMTVDYHPPAEFNSFAECSHPTVSRLLRCCSAMASQSGFGLEATAMATYTSHELASDNGAAHYNVELHRGWLAEGCATERQAGNGIVVLPKPMGTPAVPLLEEIPAAVKVCDALVGRGERQLAPYDDAGLVGCLEVKRPEEPEDTHVESAAEKLQSIIDKYG from the coding sequence ATGGCCGAATTACAAGTGGACGCCGTGATCACCGGCACGGGGCTGACTGCGGCCGTTGTCGCCGCCTGCCTGTCGCACGATGGCCACAAGGTCTTGATGATAGACCGGCATGTGATTTACGGACAGGCGATGCGCACATCCACGGTCAAACACCTCTTGGAGATGCCTGAGTCGCGCTGCCTCAACCGGGTAGACCGCCTGCGCGAGCAATTCGAGGCCATGCGAGCCAAAATAGCTTCAGAAATGGCAGAGTCCGCCAGGTCTGAACATGTGGATGGCGACCAAAATGCGCCTGGAGTTTCGGATGACCAGCACCGCCAGCCGATAAGTCAAAAGGGGTCGCAGGCGGATATGCGCAGGCTACACGTGGAACGACTGCAGGAGACGCTAAACACAATGTATGCCAACAAGGAGTCGCATCCGCGCGTGCTTTTCGAGCTGGCGCCATTTGCGCAGCAAGGGCTGAATGAGCTCGAGGCGCTTGACCACCTCTACTCCGAGAGCAACAAGTACGCACTGGACATGTGGCCGAAACTCATGTTCGCGAGGAGCGCAGTTgtggacctgctgctgaaTTCGGGGGCGCACAACTACATCCACTTCACCGACACCAAGGGGCCCATGCTGTACGGCTACGAGCCGGCAGAGGAGGGCGGCCGCATAACCCTTCACGAGATCCCCAACAGCAGGAACGCCATCTGCAGGTCCCAGCTCCTCTCTCCGATGGAGAAACGTGTGCTGATGcaaatgctgaccaactTGGCCGCCGACCACTACCTACCGCAGTTCTCGTCAATGTCGTTGAAGGCGAGCGCTTCGAAGGAAGAGAGCAAGAGCACGCTAGACACGCTGACGGTTGACCAGCCGGACAGCAACTGGCTGCAGTTCCTGCGAGACCAGGGCTGCACGCAGAACATGATCGACATGTTCAGCCACGGCATCTGTCTCGGGGGAGAGGACGTGGTCGCCTGGACCAAGCAAGACGGCATCCGACGGCTGCTGAAGTATATACAATCTATCGGGGTCTACGGGCAGTCAGAGGCGCCATTTTTATACCCCATGTACGGTACGGGTGATGTCGTCCAGGCGTTCGCCAGAGTGAGCGCCGTCCTGGGTGCAACCATCATGCTGGGCACGGGTGTCGCGTCGCTAGAGGCCGACGCGCACAACAAGCTAAGTGCAGTGACCCTAACAAACGGGTTCAAGGTGCGCACCAAGGTGTTGTTGATTGGCGACGAGGTGACGGCGGGAGATGCCGCCCACTTCGCCCCGACAGCGCCCGGGGATTCCGCACGCTCCTCGAGACAAGCGAGACGGCTGCACGTCGTCACGCTGATACTGCAACAACCGCTGCTTGCAGGCCTCAACATGGCCGTTGTGCTGCCCAGGCCCGCGGAGGCAGATGGCGGCCCGCAGTGCCGGGATCCCATGTACCTCCTGCAGACGGGGTTCGacgcggacgccgcgccgGCGAACAAGTACATCATCTACCTGATGACAGTGGATTACCACCCCCCCGCGGAGTTCAACTCCTTCGCCGAGTGCAGCCACCCGACCGTCAGCCGCttgctgcgctgctgcagcgccatggCGTCACAGAGCGGCTTCGGGCTGGAGGCGACGGCCATGGCGACGTACACGTCCCACGAGCTCGCTAGCGACAACGGTGCGGCGCACTACAATGTCGAGCTGCACCGCGGCTGGCTGGCGGAAGGGTGCGCGACGGAGCGCCAGGCAGGCAACGGCATCGTCGTGCTCCCCAAGCCCATGGGCACCCCCGCagtgccgctgctggaggagatACCGGCGGCTGTTAAGGTGTGCGACGCCCTGGTTGGCCGCGGTGAACGGCAGCTGGCCCCCTACGACGACGCCGGGCTCGTGGGATGCCTGGAGGTGAAGCGGCCGGAGGAGCCCGAGGACACACATGTGGAATCCGCCGCGGAGAAGCTGCAGTCCATCATAGACAAATACGGGTAG
- a CDS encoding SNF2 family N-terminal domain containing protein, putative produces the protein MVTTASFFLGVSRSRNSIIEDSGADDLGGYAFSGVDAADVVSARGDTRSQESPSADSAGDAASEQVPKKKKKLKRQRSDLDSDEESADKKAEAARAAAAAAAEREAKEALRKRKAIRETLETLHAFLDITKKMTETVVAGMSGGQLKIEEQIRAAIANGSCTFIRSYSDLSKFSVASKFKNLKLYQQCGVHWLSLLHSVEHANGILADEMGLGKTAQTSVFLSYIYSIDTKEVANDFNARLKKEGYGTKRSCLILVPSSVVDNWCKELRRWAPNLKNHIVKYHGPQSARFKIACDVIDDVSKGSFVILVSTMPTVSSKEDVRLLRGIREFEYMIVDEAHALKNSETIAYRRLNSSFNIRHRLLLTGTPVQNSQSELGNLLQFAMPDMFDQSRINDAINYLIKNYEDAVSEFPALSSLVEPGEIEAYKKTLPAPPPPKAPTKRGRRSKKAAADAANATEADAGAKEAAGNEEPQEKNQSQPDPTGKTNTNAAATENDAEEAVNNGETVRQVDVDAVHTPRSPQRPTEIPKDEVFKSTSFGSLLDSGLNSDANDGLKDTEMSDAKSPADYTMLRIGSMSDASAGGVDADVDRVKCEPTSVEHKDAALKAANQSDSNPSTSDASLLPVADGVKVERNPNLVMGTVDEESTDSFERFDSVQSDGEFFGPDGKTVSIEPSIRVLQRLIAPFILRRRKRTVMHELPAKNTFLIRCKMAGIQQDLYLKEVESNIEQHRNALIQKYKVPESELRNMCHGRSKNYSIGSRDDFLVKSLIFRMRRICNHPLLVRGAYYKEDLLQKLIKYYASKVEGYKENSLERVEKELRSWSDFEMHRSMQSLLHFEPRLERYLIPKEAFMTSAKVVELFKIIDKVEADKRKALVFSQFTMYLDVIEECLRLNKPEVVYLRLDGGCNTNSRTEMVDQFTNDENVRLMLVSTKAGGTGLNLTVASTVVLMDQDWNPHNDTQAEDRCHRIGQTQTVEVYKLLCEGTIEEYVMECCQRKLMLDDAFSGKAVGEESA, from the exons ATGGTGACGACTGCTAGCTTCTTCCTCGGCGTgagccgcagccgcaatAGCATTATAGAAGATTCCGGTGCCGATGACCTTGGAGGTTACGCGTTTTCGGGCGTCGACGCTGCCGACGTCGTGTCCGCCCGTGGTGACACACGCAGCCAGGAATCGCCTTCCGCCGACTCGGCTGGCGACGCTGCTTCTGAGCAGGTTCCAAAAaagaagaagaagctgAAACGCCAGCGTTCCGACCTGG ACTCTGATGAGGAATCCGCCGATAAGAAAGCTGAGGCTGCCCGAGCGGCGgccgccgctgctgcgGAGCGTGAAGCCaaggaggcgctgcgcaagcGCAAGGCCATCAGGGAAACGCTGGAGACGCTCCATGCATTCCTGGACATAACCAAG AAAATGACCGAAACGGTTGTGGCTGGCATGAGCGGGGGGCAGCTGAAGATCGAGGAGCAGATCCGGGCCGCCATTGCCAACGGCAGCTGCACATTTATCCGCAGCTACTCCGACCTCTCCAAGTTTTCCGTTGCGTCCAAGTTCAAGAACCTGAAGCTCTACCAGCAGTGTGGAGTGCACTGgctgtcgctgctgcactccgTTGAGCACGCGAACGGCATTCTCGCCGACGAGATGGGGCTGGGAAAGACAGCCCAAACCAGCGTCTTTTTAAGTTACATCTACAGCATAGACACGAAGGAAGTCGCCAACGATTTTAACGCTCGCCTGAAGAAGGAGGGGTACGGCACAAAGCGGTCATGTCTCATCCTCGTCCCCTCTTCCGTCGTCGACAACTGGTGCAAGGAGCTGCGGCGCTGGGCGCCCAACCTGAAAAACCACATCGTGAAGTACCACGGCCCGCAATCCGCCCGCTTCAAAATCGCATGCGACGTCATCGACGACGTCAGCAAGGGGTCGTTTGTGATCCTGGTCTCAACTATGCCCACGGTGTCATCGAAGGAGGACGTCCGGCTGCTGCGGGGCATTCGTGAGTTCGAGTACATGATCGTGGACGAGGCGCACGCTCTCAAAAACAGCGAAACCATCGCATACCGCAGGCTGAACAGCTCCTTCAACATCCGGCATCGGCTGCTGCTCACCGGGACCCCGGTGCAGAACAGCCAGAGCGAACTGGGCAACCTCCTCCAGTTCGCAATGCCCGACATGTTCGACCAGTCGAGGATAAATGACGCCATAAATTATTTAATTAAGAACTATGAAGATGCCGTCTCCGAGTTCCCTGCGCTGTCGTCGCTCGTCGAGCCAGGTGAGATCGAGGCCTACAAAAAAACGCTACCCGCTCCCCCGCCGCCCAAGGCACCGACTAAACGGGGACGAAGATCAAAGAAAGCCGCCGCGGATGCCGCAAACGCCACCGAGGCCGATGCTGGTGCGAAGGAGGCTGCCGGCAATGAGGAGCCGCAGGAAAAGAACCAGTCACAGCCCGACCCTACGGGTAAGACAAACACAAATGCAGCTGCTACGGAAAACGACGCTGAGGAAGCGGTTAATAATGGAGAAACAGTCAGACAGGTCGACGTGGATGCCGTCCATACCCCCCGTTCCCCACAACGTCCTACCGAAATTCCAAAGGATGAAGTTTTTAAGTCCACGTCGTTCGGATCCCTATTGGACTCCGGGCTCAACAGTGACGCAAATGACGGTTTAAAAGACACAGAAATGTCAGATGCCAAGAGTCCCGCCGATTACACAATGTTGAGGATAGGCAGCATGTCGGACGCATCCGCGGGAGGTGTGGACGCTGACGTAGACAGGGTCAAATGTGAGCCTACCAGCGTCGAACATAAAGATGCCGCACTTAAGGCAGCCAATCAGTCCGACTCAAACCCTAGCACCTCGGACGCTTCGCTGTTGCCGGTGGCAGATGGCGTGAAGGTGGAGCGTAACCCCAACCTCGTTATGGGCACAGTTGACGAGGAGTCTACGGACTCCTTCGAAAGATTCGACAGCGTGCAGTCGGACGGGGAATTCTTCGGGCCAGATGGCAAGACCGTCAGCATCGAGCCCTCCATCCGCGTGCTCCAAAGGCTCATCGCGCCATTCATTTTGCGGCGGCGGAAGCGAACCGTGATGCACGAGCTGCCGGCGAAGAACACGTTTCTCATCCGCTGCAAAATGGCCGGCATTCAACAGGACCTGTACTTGAAGGAGGTCGAGTCCAACATCGAGCAGCACCGCAACGCGCTGATCCAGAAGTACAAGGTGCCCGAGAGCGAGCTGCGCAACATGTGCCACGGCCGTTCCAAAAACTACTCGATAGGCTCCAGGGACGACTTTTTGGTCAAATCGCTGATCTTCCGCATGCGCCGCATCTGCAACCacccgctgctggtgcGCGGGGCGTACTACAAGGAGGATttgctgcagaagctgaTCAAGTACTACGCCAGCAAGGTCGAGGGCTACAAGGAGAACAGCCTAGAGCGCGTGGAGAAggagctgcgcagctggagcGACTTCGAGATGCACCGGTCCATGCAGTCCCTGCTGCATTTCGAGCCCCGCCTGGAACGGTACCTCATCCCCAAGGAGGCGTTCATGACGTCCGCCAAGGTGGTTGAGCTGTTCAAGATCATCGACAAGGTGGAGGCCGATAAGCGCAAGGCGCTCGTGTTCTCCCAGTTCACGATGTACCTCGACGTGATAGAGGAGTGCTTGCGGCTCAACAAGCCTGAGGTGGTGTACCTACGTCTAGACGGCGGCTGCAACACGAACTCCCGCACCGAGATGGTCGACCAGTTCACCAACGACGAGAACGTGAGGCTGATGCTGGTGTCCACGAAGGCGGGTGGCACCGGCCTGAACCTGACGGTGGCCTCCACCGTGGTGCTGATGGACCAGGACTGGAACCCGCACAACGACACGCAGGCGGAGGACCGCTGCCACCGCATCGGCCAGACTCAGACCGTGGAGGTGTACAAGCTGCTGTGCGAGGGCACTATCGAGGAATACGTGATGGAGTGCTGCCAGCGTAAGCTGATGCTGGACGACGCGTTCAGTGGGAAGGCCGTTGGTGAGGAGAGCGCCTAG
- a CDS encoding TCP-1/cpn60 chaperonin family protein, putative: protein MKPQQTVLVFKPTLKKESDRKAQLATIQASRALSEVIRTTLGPRAMLKMMLDPMGGIVITNDGNAILREIDVSNPAAKSLIELSRSQDEEVGDGTTSCVILSGQMLANAEPLLKRDIHPTKIVDGYIEALEDALEVIDEIATQIDLDDEEAVKSVVQSCLETKFSSKWGNLIASLALDAVRRVKVTRPNGRSVIDIKRYAKVEKIPGGMPEDSVVLDGILVNKDVVHPSMSRRVENPRVLILDCTLEYKKGESQTIVDITDEEGWAKLLEQEETEIFNMCQNIIQTGCNVVVTEKGVSDLAQHFLSKAGISCIRRIRKTDANRLARVTGATIVNRTEEALPNDVGTECGLFEVRKIGDEYFSYFVKCKDPKACSVILRGSSKDVLNEIERNLQDAMNVCRNIMLEGKLLPGGGATEIEVACRLNAKLDSKAGLKRWSYRAAAKAFEVIPKTLAQNCGANPVRVITELTSLHSAGSVNAGLDGETGEICDTMKKQIFDTYAVKAQIYKSAIEATCMLLRIDMIVSGIGKRDEPSVGEKLAVNEEALDAQA, encoded by the exons ATGAAGCCGCAGCAGACAGTACTCGTCTTTAAGCCTACGCTCAAGAAGGAGAGCGACCGTAAGGCGCAACTCGCCACCATCCAGGCGTCTCGCGCCCTCAGCGAGGTCATCAGGACCACGCTGGGACCGCGCGCGATGCTCAAGATGATGCTCGATCCTATGGGCGGTATCGTCATCACCAACGACGGAAACGCAATATTACGCGAG ATTGACGTATCAAACCCTGCGGCAAAGAGCCTTATCGAGCTGAGTAGGTCTCAGGACGAGGAGGTCGGCGACGGCACCACCAGCTGTGTCATCCTCAGCGGACAGATGCTCGCCAACGCGGAGCCGCTCCTCAAGCGCGACATCCATCCTACCAAAATTGTCGATGGATACATAGAGGCCCTCGAGGACGCACTCGAGGTTATAGATGAAATCGCCACGCAGATCGATCttgacgacgaggaggctGTGAAAAGCGTAGTCCAGTCCTGTCTCGAGACCAAGTTCTCCAGCAAATGGGGCAACCTTATCGCGTCGCTGGCTCTCGATGCCGTACGTAGGGTCAAGGTTACACGCCCTAATGGACGAAGCGTAATCGACATTAAGAGATACGCCAAGGTAGAGAAAATACCAGGAGGCATGCCAGAGGATTCGGTGGTGCTTGATGGGATTCTGGTCAACAAAGATGTTGTGCACCCTAGCATGTCGCGACGTGTTGAGAACCCCCGCGTACTCATATTGGACTGCACTTTGGAGTACAAGAAGGGTGAATCCCAAACCATCGTCGACATTACCGACGAAGAGGGGTGGGCAAAGTTGCTGGAACAGGAGGAAACCGAAATATTCAACATGTGTCAAAACATTATCCAAACAGGATGCAACGTAGTGGTAACGGAGAAGGGTGTCTCCGATTTAGCGCAACATTTCTTGTCCAAGGCCGGTATCAGCTGCATAAGGAGGATCCGTAAAACCGACGCCAATAGGTTGGCACGCGTTACCGGAGCAACAATCGTAAACCGCACTGAGGAGGCGCTGCCGAACGACGTCGGTACTGAATGCGGACTTTTCGAGGTCAGGAAGATTGGAGACGAATACTTCTCATACTTCGTTAAATGCAAGGACCCCAAGGCGTGCTCAGTTATTCTCAGGGGGTCGTCGAAGGACGTGCTCAATGAGATAGAGCGCAACCTTCAAGATGCGATGAATGTGTGCCGCAACATCATGCTGGAAGGCAAGCTGTTGCCGGGAGGCGGAGCCACTGAAATCGAGGTTGCATGCCGCCTTAACGCTAAACTAGACAGCAAGGCCGGACTCAAGAGGTGGTCCTACCGTGCAGCCGCTAAGGCGTTCGAGGTCATCCCCAAGACTTTGGCGCAAAACTGCGGCGCGAACCCAGTGCGCGTGATCACCGAACTGACATCGCTCCACTCGGCCGGTAGTGTGAACGCAGGACTGGACGGCGAGACAGGTGAAATATGCGACACCATGAAAAAGCAAATCTTCGACACATATGCAGTTAAGGCGCAGATATACAAGAGCGCCATAGAGGCAACGTGTATGCTGCTCCGCATCGACATGATCGTCTCCGGTATCGGAAAGCGCGACGAGCCCTCGGTCGGCGAAAAACTTGCTGTCAACGAGGAAGCGCTGGATGCCCAAGCTTAA